In the genome of Pseudomonas sp. P5_109, one region contains:
- a CDS encoding YegP family protein, with translation MSGWYEVSKSSSGQFRFVLKAANAETILTSELYTTHAAADKGIASVQANSPLDERYEKKTTKDGHPYFNLKAGNHEIIGSSEAYSSDAAMEKGIASVKANGSTKVVKDKTLPVL, from the coding sequence ATGTCCGGATGGTATGAAGTGAGCAAAAGCAGCAGTGGTCAATTCAGGTTTGTCCTCAAGGCGGCCAACGCCGAGACCATTCTGACCAGCGAGCTGTACACCACCCACGCCGCCGCCGACAAAGGCATCGCCTCGGTCCAGGCCAACAGCCCACTGGATGAGCGTTACGAGAAGAAAACCACCAAGGACGGCCACCCGTATTTCAACCTCAAGGCGGGCAACCACGAAATCATTGGCAGCAGCGAGGCCTATTCCTCTGATGCCGCCATGGAAAAAGGCATTGCCAGTGTGAAGGCCAACGGCTCGACAAAGGTGGTCAAGGACAAGACGTTGCCGGTGCTTTGA